A single window of Nicotiana sylvestris chromosome 3, ASM39365v2, whole genome shotgun sequence DNA harbors:
- the LOC138887474 gene encoding uncharacterized protein: protein MSGYAKFIKDLVTKKISMNCEIIKMTHQVSAIVNPMAPKLEDPSAFTIPCIIGSADFAKALCDLGANITMMPYSVFKTLGIGQPRPTCMRFQMVDMTIKRALGIINDVIVHVEKFIFPVDFVILDCEVDYEVSIILRRPFLATGKALVDVEAGELTFQVGDEKIIFHVCKSMRQPNSNEVCSFVDLVIEEGLVEYVNALPERGSYTYEPWKLSLDLENRKTPPTKPSIEEPPILELKPLPSHLRYEFLCSCSTLPIILSSCLTNVQVDATLVVLQRRKKAIGWTLADIRGISPAFCMNKIILEKDTKPSVEHQRRLNEAMQEVFKKEVIKWLDVGVVHRISDSSWTSPVQCVPKKGA from the exons atgtcgggatatgccaagttcataaaggacttggtaacaaagaagataTCAATGAATTGTGAAATTATCAAAatgacacatcaagtgagtgcTATTGTGAACCCCATGGCTCCAAAGTTAGAAGACCCCAGTGCCTTTACAATTCCATGCATTATTGGTAGTGCCGATTTTGCCAAAGctttatgtgatttgggggcaaacATTACCATGATGCCATATTCTGTGTTCAAAACATTGGggattgggcaaccgaggcccaCATGCATGAGATTCCAAATGGTGGATATGACAATAAAGAGGGCATTGGGGATAATTAATGATGTGATAGTTCATGTTGAAAAGTTCATATTTCCCGTAGATTTTGTGATACTTGACTGTGAGGTTGACTACGAGGTGTCGATCATATTGAGGAGACCATTCCTAGCTacagggaaggccttagttgatgtggaagcaggggaactcaccttccaggTAGGCGatgaaaaaattatattccatgtttgcaagtcaATGAGGCAGCCTAATAGCAACGAAGTGTGTTCGTTTGTGGATCTTGTGATCGAG GAAGGCTTGGTTGAATATGTCAATGCTTTGCCAGAAAGGGGTTCATATACATATGAGCCCTGGAAACTTTCCTTGGACCTTGAAAaccggaagactccaccaactaagccttcaatcgaggagcctcccatattggagttgaagcctttgccttcacacctcaggtatgagttcttatgCTCTTGTTCCactttacctattattctttCCTCGTGCTTAACTAACGTACAGGTAGATGCCACCCTTGTGGTGCTCCAAAGAAGGAAGAAAGCAATAGgttggacattggcggatattcggggtataagccccgccttttgcatgaaCAAAATCATATTAGAGAAGGATACCAAACCCTCCGTGGAACATCAGAGAAGGTTGAAcgaggccatgcaagaggtttTCAAGAAAGAggtcatcaagtggttggatgttggGGTTGTCCACCGTATttctgatagttcatggacttcgccggtacaatgtgtcccaaagaagggggCATGA